In one Chlamydia sp. BM-2023 genomic region, the following are encoded:
- a CDS encoding ferredoxin has protein sequence MNHNSLLVFSCPCCCEGEVSFSVFSLEEALACSCCSSTYVFDPSMRNSIRQFAALCTRIHEASPILGNAAVSVSIQDSSVEIPFQLLFSRFPVVFNLTVEGKKITIRFIFDALKREILHKESEILA, from the coding sequence ATGAACCATAACTCGTTACTTGTTTTTTCCTGTCCTTGCTGTTGCGAAGGAGAAGTTTCTTTTTCTGTATTTAGCTTGGAGGAAGCTTTAGCTTGTAGTTGTTGTTCTTCTACATATGTTTTTGATCCTTCTATGCGCAACTCTATTCGGCAATTTGCTGCGCTATGTACGAGGATTCACGAGGCCTCTCCTATATTAGGGAATGCCGCTGTTTCTGTATCTATTCAAGATAGCTCTGTAGAGATCCCTTTTCAGTTGCTTTTCTCGAGATTCCCTGTGGTTTTCAATCTTACTGTCGAAGGAAAGAAGATAACAATTCGGTTTATTTTCGATGCTCTTAAGAGAGAAATCCTACACAAGGAAAGCGAAATTTTAGCTTAG
- the tal gene encoding transaldolase, with product MSSQFDQLKLWSILVCDTGDPELVKTSGSQDATTNPSLILKVAQEPKYQELLTEAIAWGIRQNGDDVQTLTFVLDKIQVNFGLEILKTIPGRVSLEVDARLSFNTEAMVQRAVFLSQLFEAAGGDKKRLLVKIPGTWEGIQAVELLEQQGIACNLTLVFNLIQAIAAAQAKATLISPFVGRIYDWWIAAYGDEGYSIDADPGVASVSNIYTYYKKFDIPTQIMAASFRTKEQVLALSGCDLLTISPKILEELKKDQTKIAKKLDADEAKKLDVQPVELTESVFRFLMNEDAMATEKLAEGIRVFSGDTQILEAAVTEFIKQIAAQDV from the coding sequence ATGTCTAGCCAATTTGATCAGTTAAAACTCTGGAGCATTCTTGTTTGCGATACCGGGGATCCAGAATTAGTCAAAACTTCAGGGTCTCAAGACGCAACAACAAACCCATCTCTTATTCTCAAAGTCGCTCAAGAACCGAAATATCAAGAGTTGTTAACTGAGGCAATTGCTTGGGGTATTCGGCAAAATGGCGATGATGTCCAAACGCTGACATTTGTATTGGACAAGATACAAGTTAATTTTGGATTGGAAATTTTAAAAACCATTCCGGGTAGAGTATCTTTAGAAGTTGACGCCCGTCTTTCCTTCAATACGGAAGCAATGGTGCAAAGAGCTGTTTTCTTGAGCCAGTTGTTTGAAGCTGCTGGAGGTGATAAGAAGCGCCTTTTGGTTAAAATTCCAGGTACTTGGGAAGGAATCCAAGCTGTGGAATTGCTAGAACAACAAGGTATTGCTTGTAACCTTACTCTTGTCTTTAATTTAATTCAGGCTATTGCTGCTGCGCAAGCAAAAGCAACATTAATCTCTCCGTTTGTCGGTCGTATTTACGATTGGTGGATCGCTGCTTATGGAGACGAAGGTTACTCTATAGATGCAGATCCTGGAGTAGCTTCTGTGTCAAACATCTACACATATTATAAGAAGTTTGACATCCCCACTCAAATTATGGCCGCGTCTTTCCGTACGAAAGAGCAAGTATTAGCTTTGTCGGGATGCGACCTATTAACAATTTCTCCAAAGATATTGGAGGAATTGAAGAAAGATCAAACAAAGATTGCTAAGAAGTTAGATGCGGACGAAGCTAAGAAATTAGATGTACAACCTGTTGAGTTGACAGAAAGTGTGTTTCGTTTCTTAATGAATGAAGATGCTATGGCTACAGAGAAGCTAGCTGAGGGAATTCGTGTATTTTCTGGCGACACCCAAATTCTTGAAGCAGCAGTTACAGAGTTTATTAAGCAAATAGCTGCGCAAGACGTGTAA
- the rpoC gene encoding DNA-directed RNA polymerase subunit beta' yields MFGEGSRDAVTLSKEGLFDKLEIGIASDITIRDKWSCGEIKKPETINYRTFKPEKGGLFCEKIFGPTKDWECCCGKYKKIKHKGIVCDRCGVEVTLSKVRRERMAHIELAVPIVHIWFFKTTPSRIGNVLGMTASDLERIIYYEEYVVIDPGKTDLNKKQLLNDAQYREVIEKWGKDAFVAKMGGEAIYDLLRSEDLQTLLKDLKDRLRKTKSQQARMKLAKRLKIIEGFVSSSNHPEWMVLKNIPVVPPDLRPLVPLDGGRFATSDLNDLYRRVINRNNRLKAILRLKTPEVIVRNEKRMLQEAVDALFDNGRHGHPVMGAGNRPLKSLSEMLKGKNGRFRQNLLGKRVDYSGRSVIIVGPELKFNQCGLPKEMALELFEPFIIKRLKDQGSVYTIRSAKKMIQRGASEVWDVLEEIIKGHPVLLNRAPTLHRLGIQAFEPVLIEGKAIRVHPLVCAAFNADFDGDQMAVHVPLSIEAQLEAKVLMMAPDNIFLPSSGKPVAIPSKDMTLGLYYLMADPTYFPEDHGGKVKVFRDVTEVLRALYTGGFLDERLDNRRDETGRGIHIHEKIKVRIDGQIIETTPGRVLFNRIVPKELGFQNYSMPSKRISELILQCYKKVGLEATVRFLDDLKELGFIQATKAAISMGLKDVRIPEIKTDILKEAYDKVAIVKKQYDDGIITDGERHSKTISIWTEVSELLSDALYIEISKQSRSKHNPLFLMIDSGARGNKSQLKQLGALRGLMAKPNGAIIESPITSNFREGLTVLEYSISSHGARKGLADTALKTADSGYLTRRLVDVAQDVIITEKDCGTLNHIEISAVRQGSEELLPLKDRIYGRTVSGDIYQPGDKSKLLAKNGDVITSAQAEIIDDAGIESIKIRSTLTCESRRGVCAKCYGLNLANGRLIGLGEAVGIIAAQSIGEPGTQLTMRTFHLGGIAATSSTPEIVTDSAGVLVYMDLRVVTGQDGNNLVLNKKGALHVVRDEGRSLEEYKKLLSTKSIESLETFPVELGVKVIVQDGEKISAGQKIAEVELHNIPIICDKPGFVKYEDLVEGISTEKVVNKNTGLVELIVKQHRGELHPQIAIYADANLTELVGTYAIPSGAIISVEESQNVDAGMLLARLPRGAIKTKDITGGLPRVAELVEARKPEDAADIAKIDGVVDFKGVQKNKRILVVRDEVTGMEEEHLIPLTKHLIVQRGDNVMKGQQLTDGLVVPHEILEICGVRELQKYLVNEVQEVYRLQGVDINDKHIEIIVRQMLQKVRITDPGDTTLLFGEEVNKKEFYEENRRTEEDGGKPAQAVPVLLGITKASLGTESFISAASFQDTTRVLTDAACSSKTDYLLGFKENVIMGHMIPGGTGFDTHKRIKQYLEKEQEDLVFDFVSESECAC; encoded by the coding sequence ATGTTCGGAGAAGGTTCTCGAGACGCCGTCACTCTATCGAAAGAGGGGCTATTTGATAAACTAGAAATTGGAATTGCCTCAGATATTACTATTCGCGATAAGTGGTCTTGTGGGGAAATCAAGAAGCCTGAAACAATTAATTACCGTACTTTCAAACCAGAAAAAGGTGGGCTTTTTTGCGAAAAGATTTTTGGCCCTACTAAAGACTGGGAGTGTTGTTGCGGTAAATATAAAAAGATTAAGCATAAAGGGATTGTTTGTGATCGCTGCGGGGTTGAGGTAACTCTATCTAAAGTACGTCGCGAACGGATGGCTCATATTGAGTTGGCCGTACCCATCGTGCATATCTGGTTTTTTAAGACTACCCCATCAAGAATAGGTAACGTCTTAGGTATGACTGCATCTGATCTTGAAAGGATTATTTACTACGAAGAATATGTAGTGATCGATCCAGGTAAGACAGATCTTAATAAAAAACAGCTTCTAAATGATGCCCAATATCGAGAGGTTATTGAGAAGTGGGGTAAAGACGCTTTCGTAGCTAAGATGGGCGGAGAGGCTATTTACGATTTGCTGAGATCAGAAGATCTTCAAACTTTATTGAAAGATCTGAAAGATCGTTTGCGAAAAACAAAGTCTCAGCAAGCTCGTATGAAACTTGCTAAACGTTTAAAAATTATCGAAGGTTTCGTTTCTTCCTCTAACCATCCTGAGTGGATGGTTTTAAAGAACATTCCTGTTGTCCCACCAGATCTTCGTCCGCTTGTTCCCTTAGATGGAGGAAGATTTGCAACTTCTGATTTAAATGATCTATATCGTCGTGTAATCAACCGTAACAATCGTCTAAAAGCTATTTTAAGGTTGAAAACTCCTGAAGTAATCGTTCGTAATGAAAAGCGTATGCTACAAGAAGCTGTAGATGCCTTATTTGATAACGGACGTCATGGACACCCCGTTATGGGAGCCGGTAATCGTCCTTTGAAATCTCTTTCTGAAATGTTGAAAGGGAAAAATGGACGTTTTCGACAAAACCTTTTAGGTAAACGTGTCGATTACTCCGGACGTTCTGTTATTATTGTTGGTCCTGAATTGAAATTTAATCAATGCGGTCTGCCTAAAGAAATGGCTCTTGAGCTATTTGAGCCATTTATTATTAAAAGACTCAAGGATCAGGGTAGTGTCTACACGATTCGTTCTGCCAAGAAGATGATTCAACGTGGAGCTTCTGAAGTTTGGGATGTCCTAGAAGAGATTATTAAGGGACACCCGGTATTGCTAAACCGAGCTCCTACACTTCACCGTTTGGGGATTCAGGCATTTGAGCCTGTATTAATCGAAGGTAAAGCGATTCGTGTTCACCCATTAGTTTGCGCCGCCTTCAACGCGGACTTTGACGGAGACCAAATGGCTGTTCACGTGCCTTTATCTATTGAGGCGCAATTAGAAGCTAAAGTTTTAATGATGGCTCCTGATAATATTTTCTTGCCATCTTCCGGAAAACCAGTCGCTATACCATCTAAAGACATGACATTGGGTCTATACTATCTAATGGCTGATCCTACATATTTCCCAGAAGATCATGGAGGGAAAGTCAAAGTCTTTAGAGATGTTACCGAAGTTTTGCGCGCACTGTATACAGGTGGTTTTTTAGACGAACGTTTGGATAATCGTCGTGACGAGACTGGCCGTGGAATTCATATTCACGAAAAAATTAAAGTACGTATTGATGGGCAAATTATTGAAACTACTCCAGGAAGGGTATTGTTCAATAGAATCGTTCCTAAAGAATTAGGATTCCAAAATTACAGCATGCCTAGTAAGCGTATCAGTGAATTGATTCTACAATGTTATAAAAAAGTAGGTCTTGAAGCTACTGTACGCTTCTTGGATGATCTTAAAGAATTAGGATTTATCCAAGCGACGAAAGCTGCTATTTCCATGGGACTAAAAGACGTTAGAATTCCAGAAATTAAAACTGACATTCTTAAGGAAGCTTACGATAAAGTTGCGATTGTTAAAAAACAATATGATGACGGTATCATTACCGATGGGGAGCGTCACTCCAAAACTATTAGTATTTGGACAGAAGTTTCCGAGCTATTATCTGATGCCCTTTACATTGAGATTAGTAAGCAATCAAGAAGCAAGCACAATCCTTTATTCTTGATGATTGATTCTGGAGCTAGAGGTAACAAATCTCAGTTGAAGCAGTTAGGTGCTTTGCGAGGATTGATGGCGAAACCAAACGGAGCCATTATTGAATCTCCGATTACTTCTAATTTCCGTGAAGGACTGACAGTTCTTGAATATTCCATTTCTTCTCACGGTGCTAGAAAAGGTTTAGCCGATACTGCGTTAAAAACAGCTGACTCTGGATATCTAACTCGACGTCTTGTTGACGTTGCTCAAGATGTAATCATAACAGAGAAGGATTGCGGAACATTAAATCATATTGAAATTTCTGCAGTTCGTCAGGGTTCTGAAGAACTTTTACCTTTAAAAGATCGTATTTATGGTCGTACGGTATCAGGGGATATCTATCAGCCTGGAGATAAGAGCAAGCTTCTTGCTAAGAATGGCGATGTTATTACATCGGCACAGGCGGAAATTATTGACGATGCTGGTATTGAAAGTATCAAAATTCGCTCCACACTTACTTGCGAAAGCCGTCGTGGTGTCTGCGCTAAGTGTTATGGGTTGAATCTTGCGAATGGTAGACTCATTGGTTTAGGAGAAGCTGTAGGTATTATCGCTGCTCAATCAATTGGGGAACCTGGAACACAGCTGACAATGAGAACGTTCCACCTTGGAGGTATCGCTGCGACATCTTCAACACCAGAAATTGTAACAGATAGTGCAGGCGTGTTAGTTTACATGGATCTTCGCGTTGTTACAGGTCAAGATGGAAACAATCTGGTCTTGAATAAGAAGGGAGCCTTGCATGTAGTTCGTGACGAAGGACGAAGCTTAGAAGAATATAAAAAGCTCTTAAGTACCAAGTCTATCGAGAGCTTAGAGACTTTCCCTGTCGAGCTTGGCGTTAAAGTAATAGTCCAGGATGGGGAGAAAATCTCCGCGGGTCAAAAAATTGCTGAAGTTGAATTACACAACATTCCAATTATTTGCGATAAGCCTGGTTTTGTGAAATATGAAGACCTAGTTGAAGGTATTTCCACAGAGAAGGTTGTTAACAAGAATACGGGATTAGTCGAGCTTATTGTTAAGCAGCATCGAGGGGAATTACATCCTCAGATTGCTATTTATGCTGATGCTAATTTGACTGAACTTGTTGGAACCTATGCGATTCCTTCAGGAGCGATTATTTCTGTTGAGGAAAGTCAAAATGTTGACGCAGGTATGTTATTAGCTAGATTACCTCGTGGGGCTATTAAAACTAAGGATATTACTGGAGGTCTTCCTCGAGTTGCGGAATTAGTTGAAGCTAGAAAACCTGAAGATGCTGCGGATATCGCGAAGATCGATGGTGTTGTAGACTTTAAGGGCGTTCAAAAGAATAAGCGTATTCTTGTTGTCCGTGATGAAGTAACAGGCATGGAAGAAGAACACTTGATTCCTTTGACCAAGCACTTGATTGTTCAGCGTGGCGATAACGTTATGAAAGGTCAGCAGCTTACTGACGGTTTAGTTGTTCCTCATGAGATTTTAGAAATTTGTGGTGTTCGCGAATTACAGAAATATTTAGTGAATGAGGTTCAAGAAGTTTATCGTCTACAGGGTGTGGACATCAATGATAAGCACATTGAAATTATTGTTCGCCAAATGCTGCAAAAAGTTCGCATTACTGATCCAGGTGATACAACTTTACTCTTTGGTGAAGAAGTTAATAAGAAAGAGTTTTACGAAGAAAATAGACGTACAGAAGAAGACGGTGGAAAACCAGCACAAGCAGTTCCTGTATTATTGGGAATTACAAAAGCTTCGTTGGGAACAGAGTCCTTTATTTCTGCTGCGTCCTTCCAAGATACAACTCGAGTATTAACCGACGCCGCCTGCAGCAGCAAAACCGATTATCTCTTAGGATTTAAAGAAAATGTCATTATGGGACATATGATTCCTGGAGGTACAGGGTTTGATACTCATAAGCGAATTAAGCAATACTTAGAAAAAGAACAAGAGGATCTTGTTTTTGATTTTGTTAGCGAATCCGAATGCGCTTGTTAG
- the rpoB gene encoding DNA-directed RNA polymerase subunit beta: MFKCPERVSVKKKEDILDLPNLIEVQIKSYKQFLQIGKLAEERDNIGLEEVFREIFPIKSYNEATILEYLSYNLGVPKYSPEECIRRGITYSVTLKVRFRLTDETGIKEEEVYMGTIPIMTDKGTFIINGAERVVVSQVHRSPGINFEQEKHSKGNILFSFRIIPYRGSWLEAIFDINDLIYIHIDRKKRRRKILAMTFIRALGYSSDADIIEEFFQIEERTLKSEKDFSFLVGKILADNVLDEASSLVYGKAGEKLSTAMLKRMLDADITTLKIALEADENHPIIKMLAKDPTDSYEAALKDFYRRLRPGEPATLANARSTIMRLFFDSKRYNLGRVGRYKLNRKLGFSMDDESLSQVTLRKEDVIGALKYLIRLKMGDEKASVDDIDHLANRRVRSVGELIQNQCRSGLARMEKIVRERMNLFDFSSDTLIPGKIISAKGLASVLKDFFGRSQLSQFMDQTNPVAELTHKRRLSALGPGGLNRERAGFEVRDVHASHYGRICPIETPEGPNIGLITSLSAFAKINEFGFIETPYRVVRDGIVTDEIEYMTADVEEECVIAQASANLDEFNMFTDPVCWARYRGEAFEADTATVTHMDVSPKQLVSIVTGLIPFLEHDDANRALMGSNMQRQAVPLLKTEAPIVGTGLEARAAKDSGAIVVAEEDGVVEFVDGYKVIISAKHNPTIKRTYHLKKFLRSNSGTCINQRPLCCVGDVIVKGDVIADGPATDQGELALGKNILVAFMPWYGYNFEDAIIISEKLIKQDAYTSIYIEEFELTARDTKLGKEEITRDIPNVSEEVLANLGEDGIIRIGAEVKPGDILVGKITPKSETELAPEERLLRAIFGEKAADVKDASLTVPPGTEGVVMDVKVFSRKDRLSKSDDELVEEAVHLKDLQKGYKNQISVLKTEYREKLGALLLNEKAPASIIHRRTADILVQEGTVFDQETIEILEQETLVDLLMPPCEIYDVLKGILSEYETSLQRLEVNYKTEVEHIREGDADLDHGVIRQVKVYVASKRKLQVGDKMAGRHGNKGVVSKIVPEADMPYLSNGETVQMILNPLGVPSRMNLGQVLETHLGYAAKTAGIYVKTPVFEGFPESRIWDMMIEQGLPADGKSFLYDGKTGERFDNTVVIGYIYMLKLSHLIADKIHARSIGPYSLVTQQPLGGKAQMGGQRFGEMEVWALEAYGVAHMLQEILTVKSDDVSGRTRIYESIVKGENLLKSGTPESFNVLIKEMQGLGLDVRPMVVDA, from the coding sequence ATGTTCAAATGCCCGGAGCGGGTTAGCGTCAAAAAAAAGGAAGATATCTTAGATCTTCCAAATCTTATTGAAGTTCAAATTAAGTCATACAAGCAATTTCTTCAAATTGGGAAGCTTGCGGAAGAGCGCGACAACATCGGCTTGGAAGAAGTTTTCAGAGAAATCTTCCCTATTAAGTCTTATAATGAAGCTACTATTTTAGAGTATCTATCTTATAACTTGGGTGTGCCGAAGTACTCTCCTGAAGAATGTATCCGTAGGGGAATTACCTATAGTGTGACTTTAAAAGTTCGCTTCCGTTTAACTGATGAAACGGGGATCAAGGAAGAAGAAGTCTACATGGGAACCATACCCATTATGACCGATAAAGGCACATTTATTATTAATGGAGCCGAAAGAGTTGTTGTTTCCCAAGTACACAGATCTCCGGGCATTAACTTTGAACAGGAAAAACATTCTAAAGGAAATATCTTGTTTTCTTTCAGAATCATTCCTTACCGAGGTAGCTGGCTAGAGGCTATTTTCGATATCAATGATTTGATTTATATCCACATTGATAGAAAAAAACGTCGTCGTAAAATTTTAGCCATGACGTTCATTCGTGCTTTAGGCTACTCATCTGATGCTGATATTATCGAAGAGTTTTTCCAAATAGAAGAACGTACTCTAAAAAGTGAAAAAGATTTCTCTTTCTTAGTCGGTAAAATCTTAGCTGATAATGTTCTTGATGAAGCATCTTCTCTGGTTTACGGTAAAGCAGGGGAAAAACTTAGCACAGCCATGCTAAAAAGAATGCTCGACGCTGACATTACAACTCTAAAAATTGCTTTAGAGGCAGATGAAAATCACCCTATCATCAAAATGTTGGCAAAAGATCCTACAGACTCTTATGAAGCAGCCTTAAAAGATTTTTATAGAAGATTACGTCCAGGTGAGCCTGCTACGTTGGCAAATGCTCGATCTACAATTATGCGCCTGTTTTTCGATTCTAAGCGCTATAACTTAGGAAGAGTTGGTCGTTATAAGTTGAATAGAAAACTTGGCTTTTCTATGGATGACGAGTCTCTATCTCAAGTTACCCTAAGAAAAGAAGATGTCATTGGTGCTTTAAAATATCTTATCCGTTTGAAAATGGGAGATGAAAAAGCTTCCGTTGATGATATCGATCACTTGGCAAATCGTCGCGTACGTTCTGTAGGGGAACTTATTCAAAACCAATGTCGTTCCGGCTTGGCAAGAATGGAGAAAATTGTTCGAGAAAGAATGAATCTGTTCGATTTTTCTTCTGATACATTGATCCCTGGAAAAATTATTTCGGCAAAAGGTCTGGCAAGCGTCTTAAAAGATTTCTTCGGTCGTTCGCAACTTTCCCAGTTTATGGATCAAACCAACCCTGTGGCTGAATTAACCCACAAGCGTCGTTTGTCCGCTTTGGGGCCCGGAGGTTTAAATAGAGAAAGAGCTGGATTTGAAGTTCGTGACGTTCACGCAAGTCATTACGGTCGTATCTGCCCAATTGAAACTCCAGAAGGACCAAACATTGGTTTAATTACCTCTCTATCGGCTTTTGCAAAAATCAATGAATTTGGATTCATTGAAACACCTTATCGTGTGGTTAGAGATGGTATTGTTACCGACGAAATTGAATACATGACAGCTGATGTTGAAGAAGAGTGCGTGATTGCACAGGCTTCAGCTAATTTAGATGAATTTAATATGTTCACCGATCCTGTGTGTTGGGCAAGATATCGTGGAGAAGCTTTTGAAGCTGATACCGCTACTGTTACACACATGGACGTTTCTCCAAAGCAATTGGTTTCCATCGTTACAGGATTGATTCCATTCTTAGAGCATGACGACGCTAACCGTGCTCTTATGGGATCAAACATGCAGCGTCAAGCTGTGCCGTTGTTAAAAACAGAAGCTCCTATAGTTGGAACGGGATTAGAAGCTCGTGCAGCTAAAGATTCCGGAGCTATTGTTGTAGCAGAAGAAGATGGAGTAGTTGAGTTTGTTGACGGTTATAAGGTAATTATTTCCGCTAAACATAACCCTACAATTAAACGTACTTATCATTTGAAAAAGTTCTTAAGATCTAATTCAGGTACATGCATCAATCAAAGGCCTCTTTGTTGTGTTGGAGATGTGATAGTAAAAGGCGATGTTATTGCTGATGGTCCTGCTACAGATCAAGGAGAGCTTGCTTTAGGTAAAAACATCCTAGTTGCTTTCATGCCATGGTATGGATACAACTTTGAGGATGCGATTATTATCTCAGAAAAGCTCATTAAGCAAGATGCATACACCTCAATTTATATTGAAGAATTTGAATTAACAGCTCGAGATACAAAGCTAGGAAAAGAAGAGATTACTCGTGATATTCCTAATGTATCTGAAGAAGTGTTAGCAAACCTAGGTGAAGACGGAATTATCCGTATCGGTGCTGAAGTAAAGCCAGGAGATATTCTTGTTGGTAAAATTACACCTAAGTCTGAAACCGAGTTAGCCCCTGAAGAGCGTTTATTACGCGCTATCTTTGGAGAAAAAGCTGCTGATGTTAAAGACGCCTCTCTGACAGTGCCTCCAGGTACAGAAGGAGTTGTCATGGATGTTAAGGTCTTTAGTAGAAAAGATAGACTTTCTAAAAGTGATGACGAACTTGTAGAAGAAGCTGTTCACTTAAAAGACCTCCAAAAAGGATATAAGAACCAAATCTCCGTGTTGAAGACTGAATATCGTGAAAAGCTTGGAGCTCTACTGCTTAATGAAAAAGCTCCAGCTTCCATTATTCACCGTCGTACCGCAGATATTTTAGTTCAAGAGGGCACGGTATTTGATCAAGAAACTATCGAGATTCTTGAACAGGAAACACTAGTTGATCTCCTCATGCCTCCTTGTGAAATCTATGATGTTTTAAAAGGCATTCTTTCTGAATACGAGACGTCATTACAGCGCTTAGAAGTCAATTATAAAACCGAAGTTGAGCATATCCGTGAAGGAGATGCTGATCTAGATCATGGTGTTATTCGCCAAGTTAAAGTTTATGTGGCTTCAAAAAGAAAACTCCAAGTTGGAGATAAAATGGCTGGACGTCATGGAAACAAAGGTGTTGTTTCTAAGATTGTTCCTGAAGCAGATATGCCTTACCTATCTAATGGTGAGACTGTACAAATGATTTTAAATCCTCTTGGGGTGCCATCGAGGATGAACTTAGGTCAGGTGTTAGAGACTCATCTTGGTTACGCAGCAAAAACCGCTGGTATTTATGTAAAGACTCCTGTGTTTGAAGGGTTCCCTGAATCTCGTATTTGGGACATGATGATCGAACAAGGATTGCCTGCTGATGGTAAGTCTTTCTTATACGATGGAAAGACTGGAGAGAGATTCGATAATACTGTGGTTATTGGCTACATTTATATGTTGAAACTCAGCCACCTGATTGCAGATAAAATTCACGCTAGATCTATTGGACCTTACTCCCTAGTTACGCAGCAGCCTCTTGGAGGTAAAGCTCAGATGGGAGGTCAGAGATTTGGAGAGATGGAAGTGTGGGCTTTAGAAGCTTATGGGGTAGCTCATATGCTTCAAGAAATTCTCACAGTAAAATCTGATGACGTTTCAGGAAGAACAAGGATTTATGAATCCATTGTTAAAGGGGAAAACCTCCTGAAGTCAGGTACGCCTGAATCGTTTAACGTCTTGATCAAAGAAATGCAAGGTTTAGGGCTGGATGTCCGTCCTATGGTAGTAGATGCTTAA
- the rplL gene encoding 50S ribosomal protein L7/L12, translated as MTTQNLENLVDALSSLTVLELSELKKKLEEKWDVTAAAPMMAIAAGAVAGGEAAPAESTEFAVTLEDVPADKKIGVLKVVRELTGLALKEAKEMTEGLPKIVKEKTSKTDAEDSVKKLQEAGAKASFKGL; from the coding sequence GTGACAACACAAAATTTGGAAAATTTAGTAGACGCGTTAAGTAGCTTAACTGTGCTTGAATTGTCTGAACTAAAGAAAAAGTTAGAAGAAAAATGGGATGTTACCGCTGCTGCTCCTATGATGGCTATTGCTGCTGGTGCTGTTGCTGGCGGAGAAGCTGCTCCAGCAGAATCCACAGAATTTGCTGTGACCTTGGAAGATGTTCCTGCAGACAAGAAAATCGGTGTTTTAAAAGTTGTTAGAGAACTTACTGGCTTAGCTTTAAAAGAAGCTAAAGAAATGACTGAAGGTTTACCTAAGATTGTTAAAGAAAAGACTTCTAAAACTGATGCTGAAGACTCTGTAAAGAAATTACAAGAAGCTGGAGCAAAAGCCTCTTTTAAAGGCTTGTAA
- the rplJ gene encoding 50S ribosomal protein L10, which translates to MKEEKKLLLQEVEEKISASQGFILLRYLGFTAANSREFRNSLSGISAEFEVLKKRIFFKAIESSGFEIDSSDTEGHLGVVFAYDDPVAAAKQVLDFNKQHNDSLVFLAGRIDSASLSGKEVEAVAKLPSMKELRQHFVGLLAAPMSQVVGIMGSALSGVISCIHQKTEKN; encoded by the coding sequence ATGAAAGAAGAAAAGAAGTTACTTCTTCAAGAGGTAGAAGAAAAGATTTCCGCATCCCAAGGTTTTATTTTATTGAGATATCTTGGATTTACCGCGGCGAATTCTAGAGAGTTTCGTAATTCACTCTCTGGTATTTCTGCAGAATTTGAAGTGTTAAAAAAGAGAATCTTTTTCAAAGCTATAGAAAGTTCTGGTTTTGAAATAGACTCTTCAGACACCGAGGGGCATCTAGGCGTAGTGTTTGCTTACGATGATCCTGTTGCTGCAGCAAAACAAGTATTAGACTTTAATAAACAACATAACGACTCATTAGTTTTTCTTGCCGGACGAATTGATAGCGCTTCTTTGTCAGGTAAAGAAGTCGAGGCCGTAGCTAAACTTCCTTCGATGAAAGAGCTTAGACAGCATTTTGTAGGATTATTAGCTGCTCCTATGTCTCAGGTTGTTGGAATTATGGGCTCAGCTCTTTCTGGTGTTATTTCCTGTATCCACCAGAAGACAGAAAAAAACTAA
- the rplA gene encoding 50S ribosomal protein L1, which produces MTKHGKRVRGILKSYDFSKSYSLQEAIDILKQCPAVKFDQTVDVSIKLGIDPKKSDQQIRGSVSLPNGTGKTLRILVFAAGDKAKEALGAGADFVGSDDLVEKIKGGWVDFDVAVATPDMMREVGKLGKVLGPRNLMPTPKAGTVTMDVTKAIAELRKGKIEFKADRAGVCNAGVGKLSFDGVHIKENIEALCSALIKAKPPAAKGQYLVSFTVSSTMGPGISVDTRELMAS; this is translated from the coding sequence ATGACAAAACATGGAAAACGTGTACGAGGCATCTTAAAAAGCTATGATTTTTCAAAGTCATATTCTTTGCAAGAAGCTATAGATATTTTGAAACAGTGTCCTGCGGTAAAGTTTGACCAGACTGTTGACGTATCTATTAAATTAGGCATAGACCCTAAGAAAAGCGATCAACAAATTCGAGGATCCGTTTCTTTGCCTAACGGCACAGGAAAAACTTTAAGAATTCTTGTATTTGCCGCTGGAGACAAAGCTAAAGAAGCATTAGGCGCTGGAGCTGATTTTGTAGGTAGCGATGATCTCGTTGAAAAAATCAAAGGCGGTTGGGTGGATTTTGATGTTGCTGTCGCCACTCCCGATATGATGCGCGAAGTTGGAAAGTTAGGAAAAGTTCTAGGACCTAGAAATCTTATGCCTACACCTAAAGCTGGTACAGTAACTATGGATGTTACTAAGGCTATTGCTGAGTTGCGTAAAGGAAAAATTGAATTTAAAGCAGATCGTGCTGGCGTCTGTAATGCTGGTGTCGGTAAACTTTCATTTGATGGAGTGCATATCAAAGAAAACATCGAAGCTCTGTGCTCTGCTTTAATTAAAGCTAAGCCGCCTGCAGCAAAAGGTCAGTATCTAGTATCATTTACCGTTTCTTCAACTATGGGGCCGGGAATTTCTGTGGATACTAGAGAATTAATGGCGTCTTAA